The region CAGGCGGCCGCGGCGGCCGATGCGGTGCAGAGCAAGGCATCGGGTCTGGTGCAAAGCGTGCGTTTCTTCCGGATTGGCGCGGCGGATTGATCGTGATCTTCTGCCGGATCGGCGTTGGGTGATTTTTTCGACGCCGCCTGGAACCGCCGCTTAAGATTCAAAATCGAGTCCGCCGATCAATGCCGTCGGCTCGGCTTGGGTGTGCGAGACAAAATCCAGTTCGCGCACTTGGCGCCAGGCTTCGAGCTTGCGCGGCAATGCGGCCAGATAGCCGGCGAAGCGCGCCTGCCCTTCCGCCCCCATCAGACGTTCGATCTCGTCGCTGTCCCAGGTGAGAAACAGATTCAACGGATGCGGGTAGTGGCCGAGGCCTTCGATCGGCGCTGCGTGGATCCGCACGCGAGTGGGGTGGCCGTGGCCGCCGTAAGGCAGCACTTCGGTGTGCACAGTGGTGCCGAAACAGGCGGCGAGCGCCTCGGCGATGCGAGGTGCAAACTGTTCATCGAAACGAGTGGCACTCTCTTGGCGCATCCAGGTCTCCGACGGGCTTCACAACGAGCGAAGCATCGTAGCATGTGGGGCTGGCCGCGGTCGCGGAAGGCGCGGCGTGTGCGGATTCCGTTCGGCAGGGTTCCGTGCGTCATGCGCACGTTCCTCAAAGGAAAACCGCTTGCTCGCAGCTCAAGCAGAGCCCCCTCTTCCACTTCCCCTCACCTGCTCCAGAATGAACTCGATAAAACTCGCCGCCGCGCGCGTGTGATGCCGATTCGGCATATAGAGCAGGTACATATTCGTACCGAAAATGCTTAAACGCCATTCATCGAGCGCCGTCACCACATCCCCACGACGCAAGTCGTCCTGCACCACGTAATCGGGCACCAGACCGACACCCAGGCCGGCCAGCACCGCCTGGCGCAAGAATAGAAAGTTCTCGGAAATAATCGTCGGTTCCAGCAGCACTTCGTGGCGCTCGTCGCGCAGATACGCCGCCACGCGCAACTGCTTGCCGACCACCGCCGCCGTAATCAACGGCGCCGTGCGCAGATCATCAAGCCGCACCGGCATGCCGCGGCTTTCGGCAAAATCCGGCGAAGCACAGGCAACATAGCGCACCGGCCCCATGTCGCGCGCGACGAGATTCTGCGGCGGCTCGGACATCACCCGCACCGCGATGTCGACCTCGTCGCGCATCAGATCCTCCACGCGATTCTCGAACATCACATCCAGCACGATGCCCGGATAAAGACGCTTGAATGCGATCAGCCAATCCGACATCACCAGTTGCCCATAGCCACTCGGCACACTCAATCGCACTCGCCCCTGCAAGCTCTGTCCGAGCGTGGTGACCGACTCGCGCGCGGCCAGCAGCGCGTTCTGGATCGTGCGGCCGTGCTCGTATAACTGCAGACCGATTTCGGTCGCCTCGACCCGGCGCGTGGTGCGCCTCACCAGTTGCAGCCCGATGGAGCGCTCCAGCTGGTTCAGGTGGTAGCTCACGTTCGCGCGGCTCATTTTCAGCCGCCGCGCGGCTTCGCTCAGGTTGCCCGCATCGAGGATATCGACCAGCAAGGTCAGCGAATTGACGTCCATGACACGGCCTTTGTCAAAATAGTTTTGACAGTCTGTCAACGGTCTATGTAATTGTCAACAAACCTTGACCAACCGACAATCGCAGAATTCGCCAGACCCGGTATGCCCCGATCTGCCTCGATCTGGCCCGGTAACCAACCGTCAGGAGACGACACGATGACCCTCACCTCTTCCGCCGACGTTGTGACGCGCGAATTGCGCGGCAAAGTCCTGCTAGTCACGATCGACCACGCGCCAGTCAACGCCTTGTCCGCCGACGTGCGGCGCGGCCTGCTCGCCGCCATTGAAGCCGCGGATGCCGACAAGGCCGTCGAGGCCGTGCTGATCGTCGGCGCCGGGCGCAACTTCATCGCAGGTGCGGACCTTCGCGAGTTCGGCAAGCCGCCGGTGCCGCCGTCGCTGCCGGATGTCTGCAACCGCATCGAAGCGTGTGCGAAGCCGGTGGTGGCCGCCATTCACGGCGCCGCGCTCGGCGGCGGCCTGGAAGTGGCCCTCGCGGCGCACTACCGCCTCGCCGTGAATGGCGCGAAGCTCGGTTTGCCCGAAGTGCAACTCGGCCTGCTGCCGGGCGCAGGCGGCACGCAGCGTGCGCCGCGCCTGATCGGCGCGCAGGCCGCCCTCGACCTGATCCTGAGCGGCCGCCATGCCAGCGCGAAAGAAGCGCTCGCGCTCGGCCTCGTCGACCGGCTCGGCAGCAGCGACGACATCCTCGCTGAAGGACTCGCCTATGTGCACGAACTGCTGGCCGCTCACGCGCCAGTGCGGCGCACGCGCGACGCCACTGCGCTAGGCGACCGCGCCGCGAGCCTCGCCGCCGTCACCACCGCACGCGCGGAAACGGCGAAGAAATCGCGCGGCCTGTTCTCCCCGCTCAAAATCGTCGATGCCGTGGAAGCCGCCGTCGAACAGCCTTTCGAAGACGGCCTGCGGCTCGAACGCAAACTGTTCCTGGAATGCATCGACAGCCCGCAGCGTGCCGGGCTGATTCACGCGTTCTTTGCCGAGCGCGAAGTGCTCAAGGCGCCGGAAACACGCGAGGAAAAACCACGCGCGCTGAACAGGATCGGCGTGGTGGGCGGCGGCCTGATGGGTGCGGGTATCGCCGTCGCGGTGCTCGACGCAGGCTTGCCGGTGACGATGATCGAACGCGACGACGCGTCGCTCGCGCGCGGCCGCGCGCACATCGAAAAGGTCTACGACGGTCTGATCGCCAAAGGCCGCATGAGTGCGGAGAAAAAAGCCGACGTGATGACGCGCTGGCAGGGCAGCACCTCGTACGACGCCCTCGCCGACGCCGATCTGGTGATCGAAGCGGTATTCGAGGACCTGGCGGTGAAAAAAGCCGTGTTCGCCGAACTCGATCGCGTCTGCCAGGCCGGCGCAGTGCTGGCCACCAACACGTCGTATCTTGACATCGACGCGATCGCGGCCAGCATTTCGCGCCCCGCGGACGTGATCGGCCTGCACTTCTTCTCCCCCGCCAACATCATGAAGCTGCTGGAAGTGGTGGTGCCGAAGCAGGTCAGCGCGGACGTGGTCGCCACCGCGTTCGAACTCGCGAAGAAACTGCGCAAGACGCCGGTGCGTGCCGGCGTGTGCGACGGCTTCATCGGCAATCGCGTGCTGGCGGTGTATCGCAGCGCGGCGGACGCGATGATGGAAGACGGCGCGTCACCCTATCAGATCGATTCGGCCGTGCGTGCGTTCGGCTTCCCAATGGGTCCGTTCCAGGTGGCCGATCTCGCGGGTGGCGACATTGGCTGGGCCACGCGCAAGCGGCGCGCGGCCACGCGGAACCCTCAGGCGCGCTATGTGCAGATCGCCGATCGGCTTTGCGAACGCGGCTGGTTCGGCCAGAAAACCGGTCGTGGATTTTATCTGTACCCCGAAGGTTCGCGCGCCGGCGTGCCGGACGCTGAGGTCGAGGCCATCATCGACGCCGAGCGCGAACGCGCCGGCATTACGCCACGCACGTTCACCGACGATGAAATCATGCGCCGCTATATGGCCGCGATGATCAACGAAGGGGCCAACGTCGTGCATGAAGGCATCGCACTGCGGCCGCTCGATGTCGACGTAACCTTCCTCTATGGCTACGGCTTTCCGCGTCACCGCGGCGGTCCGATGAAATACGCCGATACGGTAGGCCTCGCCACGGTTCTCGCGGACATCCGCGAGTTCGCCAAAGAAGATCCGCTGTTCTGGCAAGCGTCGCCGCTGCTGGTCGAACTGGTGGAGCGCGGCGCCGATTTCGCGAGCCTCAACCAGTCGGCTTGAGACGGCACGTCATTTGGAACATGCCCGACCGGTGGCGGCCTGATCGCCCCCGGTCCGCCGGTCCGCCGGTCCGATAAATATCGAGGAAAGAACCCGCTATGAATCTGAACTTCACACCTGAAGAAGAGGCATTTCGCACCGACGTGCAGCGCTTTTTGCGCGACAAGATCCCGCAGCGTCTCGCCGGCAAGGTCCATGGCGGCCGCCGCCTCACGCGCGACGACATGGCCGAGTGGCAAGCGATACTCAACGCGCAAGGCTGGCTCGCCAATCATTGGCCGAAGGAGTACGGCGGCCCGGGCTGGAACGCCGTGCAGAAATTTATCTTCGAGAATGAATGCGCATTGGCAGGCGCACCGCGTATCGTGCCGTTCGGCGTCAACATGCTCGGCCCGGTGTTGATCAAATACGGCAACGAGGCGCAAAAACGCCACTGGTTGCCGCGCATTCTCGACGGCTCGGACTGGTGGTGCCAAGGCTACTCGGAACCGGGCGCGGGCTCGGACCTCGCCTCGGTCAAGACCACCGCGGTACGCGGCAGCGACGCGCAAGGCGAGCACTACGTCGTCAACGGCCAGAAGACCTGGACCACGCTCGGCCACTACGCGAACATGATCTTCTGCCTCGTGCGCACCGCCACCGACGTGCGCAAGCAGGAAGGCATCAGTTTCCTACTGATCGACATGAATACGCCAGGCGTCGACGTGCGCCCGATCATCACGCTCGATGGCGAGCACGAAGTCAACGAAGTGTTCTTCACGGACGTACGCGTGCCCGTCGAGAACCTCGTCGGCGAAGAGAACAAGGGCTGGACCTACGCCAAATACCTGCTCACGTATGAGCGTACCAATATCGCGGGCGTCGGCTTCTCGGTGGCCGCTTTCAATCGGCTGCGCAAGATCGCCGCGAAACAGCAGCGCAACGGCCGGCCACTGGCGGATGATCCGTCGTTTGCCGCACGCATGGCGCGCGTCGAGATCGATCTGGAGAACATGAAGACCACCAACCTGCGCGTGATCGCGGCGGTGGCCGGCGGCGGCGTACCGGGCGCCGAGAGTTCGATGCTGAAAATTCGCGGCACTGAGATCCGCCAGGAAATCTCCTCGCTCACACGCCGCGCGATGGGACCGTATGCGCAGCCGTTCGTCGAGGAAGCCTTGCACGATGGCTTCGAGGGCACACCAGTCGGCCCCGACGAAGCCGCGAGCGCTGCCGCGCTTTACTTCAACAACCGCAAGCTGTCGATCTTCGGCGGCTCCAATGAAATCCAGAAGAACATCATTTCCAAAATGATCCTGGGACTGTAAGGGGCACACGCCATGAATTTCCAGCACACCGAAGATCGCCGCATGCTGGCGGATACGCTCAACCGTTTTGTCACTGAGCAATACGGCTTCGAAACGCGCGACCGGATCGCGTGCTCGCCTGAGGGCTTCAGCGCCGACCAGTGGAATCGTTTCGCGGAACTCGGCATTATCGGCGCCTTGTTCGATGAAGCCGAGGGTGGCTTTGGCGGCGGCGGCTTCGATATCGCTGTCGTCTTCGAGAGTCTGGGCCGCGGCCTCGTGGTCGAGCCGTTTCTCGATACGCTAATCGTCGGTCAGGCGATCGCGCGTGGCGGCAATGAAACGCAAAAGACCGCGCTTGGCGATTTGATCGACGGATCCCGGCTCGTTGCGCTTGCGCATGGCGAGCCGGACGGCCACTACGAACTATCGCGCGTGACGACGCGTGCAGAACGCAACGGCAACGCGTGGAAGCTGAATGGCGCGAAAGCGGTCGTTCAGCAGGGCGAGAACGCGTCTCTCTTTCTCGTCTCCGCGCGCACGGACGGCGCCGACGATGACGAAGCCGGCATCGCGCTCTTTCTCGTCCCTCGCGACGCCGCCGGTGTCAACGTGCGCGGCTATCGCAAGATCGACGGCGGCCGCGCGGCCGAGGTCGCGTTCGACAACGTCACGCTGGGCGACGACGCATTGCTCGGCACACCCGGCGAAGGTTTTGCGACGCTCGAATACGCGATCAGTTGCGGCGTGCTTGCCTTGTGCTCCGAAGCGGTCGGCGCGATGGATGTCGCTAAGGACTACACGCTTGAGTACCTGCGTACACGCAAACAGTTTGGCATGCCGATCGGCAGCTTCCAGGCGTTGCAGCACCGGATGGCGGATCTGCTGCTCGAGATCGAGCAGGCGCGATCGGCGGTGATCAACGC is a window of Paraburkholderia phytofirmans OLGA172 DNA encoding:
- a CDS encoding LysR family transcriptional regulator, with the translated sequence MDVNSLTLLVDILDAGNLSEAARRLKMSRANVSYHLNQLERSIGLQLVRRTTRRVEATEIGLQLYEHGRTIQNALLAARESVTTLGQSLQGRVRLSVPSGYGQLVMSDWLIAFKRLYPGIVLDVMFENRVEDLMRDEVDIAVRVMSEPPQNLVARDMGPVRYVACASPDFAESRGMPVRLDDLRTAPLITAAVVGKQLRVAAYLRDERHEVLLEPTIISENFLFLRQAVLAGLGVGLVPDYVVQDDLRRGDVVTALDEWRLSIFGTNMYLLYMPNRHHTRAAASFIEFILEQVRGSGRGGSA
- a CDS encoding 3-hydroxyacyl-CoA dehydrogenase NAD-binding domain-containing protein, which gives rise to MTLTSSADVVTRELRGKVLLVTIDHAPVNALSADVRRGLLAAIEAADADKAVEAVLIVGAGRNFIAGADLREFGKPPVPPSLPDVCNRIEACAKPVVAAIHGAALGGGLEVALAAHYRLAVNGAKLGLPEVQLGLLPGAGGTQRAPRLIGAQAALDLILSGRHASAKEALALGLVDRLGSSDDILAEGLAYVHELLAAHAPVRRTRDATALGDRAASLAAVTTARAETAKKSRGLFSPLKIVDAVEAAVEQPFEDGLRLERKLFLECIDSPQRAGLIHAFFAEREVLKAPETREEKPRALNRIGVVGGGLMGAGIAVAVLDAGLPVTMIERDDASLARGRAHIEKVYDGLIAKGRMSAEKKADVMTRWQGSTSYDALADADLVIEAVFEDLAVKKAVFAELDRVCQAGAVLATNTSYLDIDAIAASISRPADVIGLHFFSPANIMKLLEVVVPKQVSADVVATAFELAKKLRKTPVRAGVCDGFIGNRVLAVYRSAADAMMEDGASPYQIDSAVRAFGFPMGPFQVADLAGGDIGWATRKRRAATRNPQARYVQIADRLCERGWFGQKTGRGFYLYPEGSRAGVPDAEVEAIIDAERERAGITPRTFTDDEIMRRYMAAMINEGANVVHEGIALRPLDVDVTFLYGYGFPRHRGGPMKYADTVGLATVLADIREFAKEDPLFWQASPLLVELVERGADFASLNQSA
- a CDS encoding acyl-CoA dehydrogenase family protein, which translates into the protein MNFQHTEDRRMLADTLNRFVTEQYGFETRDRIACSPEGFSADQWNRFAELGIIGALFDEAEGGFGGGGFDIAVVFESLGRGLVVEPFLDTLIVGQAIARGGNETQKTALGDLIDGSRLVALAHGEPDGHYELSRVTTRAERNGNAWKLNGAKAVVQQGENASLFLVSARTDGADDDEAGIALFLVPRDAAGVNVRGYRKIDGGRAAEVAFDNVTLGDDALLGTPGEGFATLEYAISCGVLALCSEAVGAMDVAKDYTLEYLRTRKQFGMPIGSFQALQHRMADLLLEIEQARSAVINAAAALGAERTVRERAVSAAKYSIGRIGALVAEECIQLHGGIGMTWELPLAHYAKRLVMIDHQLGDEDHHLERYIALGRG
- a CDS encoding DUF5594 family protein, with the translated sequence MRQESATRFDEQFAPRIAEALAACFGTTVHTEVLPYGGHGHPTRVRIHAAPIEGLGHYPHPLNLFLTWDSDEIERLMGAEGQARFAGYLAALPRKLEAWRQVRELDFVSHTQAEPTALIGGLDFES
- a CDS encoding acyl-CoA dehydrogenase family protein translates to MNLNFTPEEEAFRTDVQRFLRDKIPQRLAGKVHGGRRLTRDDMAEWQAILNAQGWLANHWPKEYGGPGWNAVQKFIFENECALAGAPRIVPFGVNMLGPVLIKYGNEAQKRHWLPRILDGSDWWCQGYSEPGAGSDLASVKTTAVRGSDAQGEHYVVNGQKTWTTLGHYANMIFCLVRTATDVRKQEGISFLLIDMNTPGVDVRPIITLDGEHEVNEVFFTDVRVPVENLVGEENKGWTYAKYLLTYERTNIAGVGFSVAAFNRLRKIAAKQQRNGRPLADDPSFAARMARVEIDLENMKTTNLRVIAAVAGGGVPGAESSMLKIRGTEIRQEISSLTRRAMGPYAQPFVEEALHDGFEGTPVGPDEAASAAALYFNNRKLSIFGGSNEIQKNIISKMILGL